The Pseudomonas sp. HOU2 DNA window CCTGGCGCGGCGCCGCGATGACGAGCTGATTCTGGTCAATGTGCCGCAACGCAGCAGTGAGCACGGGCCGCTGCAAGTGGCGCTGCCCCTTGGCCGACTAAAACCGGTACTGGCAACGCTGGGCGAGTTCTACTTGCAGGAGCCGGGCGAAACCACCCTGCGCCTGAGCAAGGCCGACGCCACGCGGCTCAACTCGCTGGAAGGCATTCCCCTGCTGTGGGAAGGTGGCGAACAGATTCGCAGTTTCGCCCAACGCCTGCGCGACATCCGCGACTACAGTGCACAAGCGCCGAAGGGCTTGAACGCGACGTTACGTCCTTATCAGCTCGAAGGCTTGAGCTGGATGCAGTCGCTGCGTCAGCTTGAGGTCGGCGGGATTCTGGCGGACGACATGGGTCTGGGTAAAACCCTACAGACCCTGGCGCATATTCTCAGTGAGAAAAACGCCGGGCGCCTGGATCGGCCATGCATGGTGGTGATGCCCACCAGCCTGATCCCGAACTGGCTCGACGAGGCCGCGCACTTCACGCCGCAGCTTAAAGTGGTCGCGCTGTACGGTGCCGGCCGCAAAAAGCATTTCGAGCATCTGGCCGACTTCGACCTGATCCTGACCACCTATGCACTGCTGCCCAAGGACGTCGAACGGCTGGCACAACAGCCGCTGCACGTTCTGGTGCTCGACGAAGCGCAGTACATCAAGAACCCTAACAGCAAGGCCGCGCAGGCCGCTCGCGAACTCAACGCGCGCCAGCGCCTGTGCCTGAGTGGCACACCGCTGGAAAACCACCTCGGCGAGTTGTGGTCGTTGTTCCACTTTTTGCTGCCGGGCTGGTTGGGCGATGTCAAAAGCTTCAATGCCGACTACCGCGTGCCGATCGAAAAGCGCGCCAGCGAAGTCAGGCTGCAGCACCTCAATGGACGGATAAAGCCGTTTCTGCTGCGCCGCACCAAGGAACAGGTGGCCACCGAACTGCCACCCAAGACCGAGATCATCCATTGGGTCGATCTCAACGAAGCCCAGCGCGACGTGTACGAAACCATGCGTCTGGCGATGGACAAGAAAGTCCGCGACGAAATCACTCGCAAAGGCGTGGCGCGTAGCCAGATCATCATTCTTGAAGCCTTGCTCAAGCTGCGTCAGGTTTGCTGCGACTTGCGTCTGGTCAACGACGCCACCCTGCCCGCCCGTGGCAGCAGCTCGGGCAAGCTCGACAGCCTGATGGAAATGCTTGAAGAGTTGTTCGAGGAAGGCCGGCGAATTCTGCTGTTCTCGCAGTTCACCTCGATGCTGTCACTGATCGAAGATGAACTGAAAAAACGCAATGTGGCCTACGCCTTGCTGACCGGTCAGACCCGCGATCGGCGCACGCCGGTGAAGGAATTCCAGAGCGGCAAGCGTCAGATCTTTCT harbors:
- a CDS encoding DEAD/DEAH box helicase, with product MSPPLSKPLAPSWVSRFKEQSLERGRRYALENRVRIAQVGDATITASCEGSGGNVYRQTIHLRESAKGTLLLVDATCTCPVRNNCKHCAAVLLQVQETLEYPAAAKDAELLEKLQAVLENRSPKAPPQVLVDNVQPLPRLWLASVEFSAFEPRNGKMQRYIQHRAALSFSYLDEYVSGQKNSDILIRQETQTLRIKRHPEVEQSYREQLRILGFRIATRQSKALPESAGELYEMVNDSAWLTFTLNELPKLRTQGWELQIDEEFGFDLTAVDDWYATVEQAPERDWFDLELGIIVNGERLSLLPILLNLMRSHTEILNPERLARRRDDELILVNVPQRSSEHGPLQVALPLGRLKPVLATLGEFYLQEPGETTLRLSKADATRLNSLEGIPLLWEGGEQIRSFAQRLRDIRDYSAQAPKGLNATLRPYQLEGLSWMQSLRQLEVGGILADDMGLGKTLQTLAHILSEKNAGRLDRPCMVVMPTSLIPNWLDEAAHFTPQLKVVALYGAGRKKHFEHLADFDLILTTYALLPKDVERLAQQPLHVLVLDEAQYIKNPNSKAAQAARELNARQRLCLSGTPLENHLGELWSLFHFLLPGWLGDVKSFNADYRVPIEKRASEVRLQHLNGRIKPFLLRRTKEQVATELPPKTEIIHWVDLNEAQRDVYETMRLAMDKKVRDEITRKGVARSQIIILEALLKLRQVCCDLRLVNDATLPARGSSSGKLDSLMEMLEELFEEGRRILLFSQFTSMLSLIEDELKKRNVAYALLTGQTRDRRTPVKEFQSGKRQIFLISLKAGGVGLNLTEADTVIHYDPWWNPATENQATDRAYRIGQEKPVFVYKMIARGTVEEKIQHLQKEKSDLAAGVLDGRKAGDWKLQSDDIEALFAPLPDKFDKR